The window TAAAATCTATCTTCGTCCGCCTCAATGGACAAATCCGAGCTGACTAAAGCACTGGAGGACATGAAGGAAGGATTACTGTGCCGGATGGAGGCGGTTGTGGAGAGCAAAGTGGACAATATTAGGCGTGAACTGACGGATTCTAACGCGGCCACGGTGGCCGCGATTCGAAAAGTGAGACTCGAGGAGCCCAGAAAATTAAACAAGAAATCCCATGAGGAGCAGTTTAAAGTCAACAGGCAGGTCTTCGAGAGCGTAGAAGAGGCGAGAACCATCATTACGGACGGATTGCAGGCCAGGGACTGGGGCAAAGTTGAATCAGGATTCCCCCCCATGGGTGCAGGTATGGAAATGTTGGAGAAACGCAATAAAATTATTCTCTTGGCCGACTCCTTGGAGCATGGGTGGAAGACGGTCAGGGAGTACGAATCTAATCCGCTAGCTGAGGACAGTGACGATGAGCAGAAAATTCTTAAGGCGGAACTTCGTGCGGGACGGAAGCTCAAGGCTGCTGCTGGCGCAAAACGTGGCGGGCGTGGCGGCCGGCGTTACGGCGGAATGAGGATGACCCCCTACAATGTTTACAGCGCCCCCGGCGGATTCAGCGGAGGAGCGACGGCACCGAGTCAGGCAGCGGTTGCCCCAGTGTTCCAGCCGCAGCGTGGTGGCATCAAGGGAGCGTGCTTCTCTTGCGGTGCTACGACCCATTGGAAGGCGAAAAGTCCAACGATGGCTCAAGGTCGGGCGAATGCGGCGGACCTCCACAGGAGAATGATGGCGGGAGCCGCCCTGGCGTCAGCTGGGGCACCAGCAGATAAGATAAGAAGCGTGTTTACTTGTAATtcacctgacatgcctgagccAAAAATGAATGTTGTATTTTCAGCGGGTAGGCCTAACTGTAGGCTCATGTGCGGAAAATGACAACATGCTGGGCGCTGTTTTTGACTCTAGAGGAGAGGTAGGCCTAAGCGTGGATGTTCCTAGCGCCACCTGGCTGTGACCCAAAAGCAAGGCTTTTGCAAAGGTCTCAGACAAAGAATTGTTCGAGGGGCAGGCGCGGGTGGCTCTAGGCCTAGTTGATGTGTCGTCCAGTCCAATTATTCATCACCAGAGTATTTTCAAACGTTGGGCTGGTCTATATTTCGGGGTTTTTCCTAGCTCAACGCATCCTGACGTTTCGTCCCCCGTAGGCAGGTTGAGGTCTTCCAGGTCATTCTGGGAATCTGCGGGGGCGTCTCAGTTCATCCTGGACGTTATTGATGTGGGGTATCAGTTGCCTTTTTACATGTGTCCAGCTGCGTGTCACTTGGCAAATAATCGTTCAGCATTGGTTAATGCTGTTTTTGTGGAGGAAGAGATTGCCAAACTATACAGGTTGGGGTGCATTTCTGTCTGCGAAGAACCTCCGTTAGTCGTTAATCCCCTTTCTGTGGCTGTCAATGCCAAGGATAAGAAGAGGTTAATTCTGGATCTCAGATATGTTAATATGCATCTCTTGAGGGAACATTTCAAAATGGAGGACATGCTGGTCGGAAAACAACTTTTCGATTCCAATGAGTTGCTATTCGTCTTtgatatccagaagtattaaggtagcaggaagggttgggcgtttgtggtttctgagtctgagggggttggtgtctgttgactgtgctttaagagagactaggcatggcgccagtctctcttaaagcacagtcaacaggcatttggtctcagtatttgggtaagtacagaatcaaggcagctcagagtcagagagcaatgattgaacgatgctgtggacaagtccaaggatactgcatcagtcacgaccaacttctcatcagaaagcgtcaccaccagcatattaaatgttcagttccaacctgtaccagtccaatgcacgcctgtcatggtcagcagtggtcagcttagcgcgatatggaacattcttccgaaactcaagcgagggaagtctgctcattagcatatctcgcgcactgctccttcttgtcaaacatcgtattgaaatcgtaatggaaaacgtctggctttgcgccagacattgagactaataagtgaagaattaataggtaaagaacttctacttgcgcgagactgctgtgataaaattatcattgcagagactccggtgacgtacacatatattttttacaatcaaaaatgtcctcaaaagacgtaatggaatgattattttattgatatatttccttctatataccttccaattatcactttatacaaatagatcggggttaggtcgcatgcttttctttcctggtgacactataaagcaaaatagttgcaaccccgtaaatgcggtgacccgttataaatgtttcaccAGCTTcacttttttgccgctacgcagcgctttgggcccttgcgtcaaggggGCGTATCCTCATGTCTAAATTTGGCCAGGGCACCGGCATTATCTGGGCTTCAGCTGGATTTTCCAGGGCAGGGTTGTATATTTCGTCTTTAACGTGCTCCCTTTTGGTTTATCTCGGGGGCCTTTTCTTTTCACCAAAATTGGGCGAGTTCtggtcaaatgaaatggccagggccattgtgctcacctcatgtggaggaaagatggataaagagcatggtcttgtgtcatgtagtgttaggtttgatgtaggtccaagcaattacaatttccccaaaatggccaatttacagtacattcgacctctgtgaccttgaaaagtaggtcaaatcaaagaagacccgggtgacacattgaatggttgttagaattagatgtacctatgatataaaattggtgccaatcgggcaagtcattacaagGAATaacggcattttgaagaatttaggatttggccccctccctggaggccaaacggcaaatcagatcgcaccaaacttcggtacctgagatcacctgaccaaggggtacatgtgtacttaatttgtgatcaatagtcattgcagttaagaaacgtgccatagttacggcctgacggcgaatttacgccatttgacctctgtgaccttgacaagaaggtcaaattaaaaacctgtgtgacatatactgtatggtggttagatgtacccatgatatcaaattggtggcaatcgggcaagaagttaaggaataatcacatttttaaggtttttggattttgccccctggtggtcaagtggtgaatcatattggaccaaacttcggtccctgagatcacctgactaaggggtaaatgtgtaccaaatttggtatcaatagtcattgcagtttagaaacgtgccatcgttacatcctaacggccaatttacaccatttgacctctgtgaccttgaaaaggagttcaattcaaaaacccggaggatatatgatgcacctttgctagaagtacctaccatatttttttcaaaatttcccgactactattaagggagatattgcatattttcacttttaacgtttggccccctggtggccaaaccatgaaacgaatcggaccgaaacttggtctcccaggtgtcattacataagggtacatgtgtaccaagtttcaactcaatagctccaacagttacgaaacgtgccctgctaacggacgacggacgacgacggacgacgacgacgacggacgacgacgacgacgacgatgacgacgacgacgacggacgacggacgccacggtatgggataagctcacctctgctaagaggtgagctaaaaatggaggTCTCTCGGTTTTCAAAATCATCCTGTATCTGGATGATGATATGGGGGGCGCCGTTTCTGGAGAGGCGCAGAAGGTTAGTGATAAAGTCAGGAGGGATCTGCTTGACAGCGGGTTTATAGTTATCAAACCTAAAAGTTGCTGGGTCCCGAGCGTATCTCAGACGTGGTTGGGGCA is drawn from Lineus longissimus chromosome 1, tnLinLong1.2, whole genome shotgun sequence and contains these coding sequences:
- the LOC135496587 gene encoding uncharacterized protein LOC135496587, yielding MGAGMEMLEKRNKIILLADSLEHGWKTVREYESNPLAEDSDDEQKILKAELRAGRKLKAAAGAKRGGRGGRRYGGMRMTPYNVYSAPGGFSGGATAPSQAAVAPVFQPQRGGIKGACFSCGATTHWKAKSPTMAQGRANAADLHRRMMAGAALASTHPDVSSPVGRLRSSRSFWESAGASQFILDVIDVGYQLPFYMCPAACHLANNRSALVNAVFVEEEIAKLYRLGCISVCEEPPLVVNPLSVAVNAKDKKRLILDLRYVNMHLLREHFKMEDMLVGKQLFDSNELLFVFDIQKY